A region from the Hypericibacter adhaerens genome encodes:
- a CDS encoding PhoH family protein, whose amino-acid sequence MKSLPAATVNPPIHLEFDDNRLLPSLFGEHDQHLVRIEQGLGVSLVSRGNRLAISGPAEAVAHARTALIALYQRLKRGLPVDMAEVDAAVRLVRAEEQAGEPGLFERMGPDGTAVRTQRRHITPRSPMQAAYLKALRDRDLVFGLGPAGTGKTYLAVAVAVAMLTKGSIDRIVLSRPAVEAGERLGFLPGDLREKVDPYLRPLYDALYDMMPADQVMRRLSNGEIEVAPLAFMRGRTLSNSFVILDEAQNTTPVQMKMFLTRLGEGSRMAVTGDLSQIDLPAGQRCGLADAVETLDNIEGVSIVRFTEADVVRHPLVGRVVRAYEAREREQRARAGNGPAPDGGDRDAPKR is encoded by the coding sequence GTGAAATCCTTGCCCGCCGCCACGGTCAATCCACCCATCCATCTCGAGTTCGACGACAACCGCCTGCTGCCCTCGCTCTTCGGCGAGCATGACCAGCATCTGGTCCGCATCGAGCAGGGGCTCGGCGTCTCGCTGGTCTCGCGCGGCAACCGTCTCGCCATCTCCGGCCCTGCCGAGGCGGTGGCCCATGCGCGCACGGCCCTGATCGCACTCTATCAGCGTCTGAAGCGTGGCCTGCCGGTGGACATGGCCGAGGTCGATGCCGCGGTGCGGCTGGTGCGTGCCGAGGAGCAGGCGGGCGAGCCCGGCCTGTTCGAGCGCATGGGGCCCGACGGCACGGCGGTGCGCACGCAGCGCCGCCACATCACGCCGCGCTCGCCGATGCAGGCCGCCTATCTCAAGGCGCTGCGCGATCGCGATCTCGTCTTCGGGCTGGGGCCCGCCGGCACCGGCAAGACCTATCTCGCCGTCGCGGTCGCGGTCGCCATGCTGACCAAGGGCTCGATCGACCGCATCGTGCTGTCGCGTCCCGCGGTCGAGGCGGGCGAGCGGCTGGGCTTCCTGCCGGGCGATCTGCGCGAGAAGGTCGATCCCTACTTGAGGCCGCTCTACGACGCGCTCTACGACATGATGCCGGCCGACCAGGTGATGCGCCGTCTCTCGAACGGCGAGATCGAGGTGGCGCCGCTCGCCTTCATGCGCGGCCGCACGCTCTCCAACAGCTTCGTGATTCTCGACGAAGCGCAGAACACCACGCCGGTGCAGATGAAGATGTTCCTCACGCGCCTGGGTGAGGGCAGCCGCATGGCGGTCACCGGCGACCTGTCGCAGATCGACCTGCCCGCGGGCCAGCGCTGCGGGCTCGCCGACGCGGTCGAGACGCTCGACAATATCGAGGGCGTCTCCATCGTCCGTTTCACCGAGGCCGACGTGGTGCGCCATCCGCTGGTGGGCCGCGTGGTGCGCGCCTACGAGGCGCGTGAGCGCGAGCAGCGGGCGCGCGCGGGCAACGGCCCGGCCCCGGACGGCGGCGATCGCGACGCGCCGAAGCGGTAG
- a CDS encoding hemolysin family protein translates to MSDPVTTPAARENVDTDESSGFRVIRNWLRWRRRHRKTETDLRDAIEELIEESEGDTEAEPAQGDESSLLLNILKLRDLTCDDIMVPRADVVAAPADITLEDLVKLMVREGHSRLPIFRETLDDAIGMVHIRDVLACIAGERKYDLMQIKREVLFTAPSMRALDLLLEMRLKRIHMALVVDEFGGIDGLVTIEDVVEEIVGEIEDEHDVAEGPKLIQRPDGTLIADARATVEEFENLVGPVLSPEEREEDVDTLAGLVFALAGRVPSRGELITHPASGIAFEVLDADPRRIKRLKIHNLPKPPADGQE, encoded by the coding sequence ATGAGCGATCCGGTCACCACGCCCGCGGCGCGCGAGAACGTCGACACCGACGAATCCTCCGGCTTTCGCGTCATCCGCAACTGGCTGCGCTGGCGCAGGCGTCACCGCAAGACCGAGACCGACCTGCGCGACGCGATCGAGGAGCTGATCGAGGAGAGCGAGGGCGACACCGAGGCCGAGCCCGCGCAGGGCGACGAGAGCAGCCTGCTGCTCAACATCCTCAAGCTGCGCGATCTCACCTGCGACGACATCATGGTGCCGCGGGCCGACGTCGTCGCGGCACCCGCCGACATCACGCTCGAGGATCTGGTGAAGCTGATGGTGCGCGAGGGCCATTCGCGCCTGCCGATCTTCCGCGAGACGCTCGACGACGCGATCGGCATGGTGCATATCCGCGACGTGCTGGCCTGCATCGCCGGCGAGCGCAAATACGATCTCATGCAGATCAAGCGCGAGGTGCTGTTCACGGCGCCCTCGATGCGTGCGCTCGACCTGCTGCTCGAGATGCGCCTCAAGCGCATCCACATGGCGCTCGTCGTCGACGAGTTCGGCGGCATCGACGGGCTCGTGACCATCGAGGACGTGGTCGAGGAGATCGTCGGCGAGATCGAGGACGAGCATGACGTCGCCGAGGGGCCCAAGCTGATCCAGCGCCCCGACGGGACGCTCATCGCCGACGCCCGGGCCACCGTCGAGGAATTCGAGAACCTGGTGGGCCCCGTGCTCTCGCCCGAAGAGCGCGAGGAGGATGTGGACACGCTGGCGGGGCTGGTCTTCGCGCTGGCGGGCCGCGTGCCCAGCCGCGGCGAGCTCATCACCCATCCGGCCAGCGGCATCGCCTTCGAGGTGCTGGATGCCGATCCGCGCCGCATCAAGCGGCTCAAGATCCACAACCTGCCCAAGCCTCCCGCGGATGGCCAAGAATAA
- the rimP gene encoding ribosome maturation factor RimP yields MVETRQIEQMIEPSLAAMGYEVVRVQLSGGQQRPTLQIMIERSDGREITVDDCAESSRAISALLDVEDPLPGAYELEVSSPGIDRPLTRPKDFDRFAGHLARIETRRPVEGRKRFQGRLVGRAGEEVVVALTDGGEARLPMTEIAKAKLVLTDELIAAAANNENR; encoded by the coding sequence ATGGTAGAGACGCGCCAGATCGAGCAGATGATCGAGCCCTCGCTCGCCGCGATGGGCTACGAGGTCGTGCGCGTCCAGCTCTCGGGCGGCCAGCAGCGGCCGACCCTGCAGATCATGATCGAGCGCAGCGACGGCCGCGAGATCACGGTCGACGACTGCGCGGAATCGAGCCGCGCGATCTCGGCCTTGCTGGATGTGGAGGACCCCCTGCCGGGGGCCTATGAGCTCGAGGTCAGCTCGCCCGGCATCGACCGGCCGCTGACCCGGCCCAAGGATTTCGACCGTTTCGCCGGCCATCTGGCGCGGATCGAGACGCGCCGGCCGGTCGAAGGACGCAAGCGTTTCCAGGGTCGTCTCGTCGGCCGCGCCGGCGAGGAGGTCGTGGTGGCGCTCACCGACGGCGGAGAGGCCCGTCTGCCGATGACCGAGATTGCCAAGGCCAAGCTGGTGCTGACCGACGAGCTGATCGCGGCGGCCGCCAACAACGAGAATCGTTAG
- the miaB gene encoding tRNA (N6-isopentenyl adenosine(37)-C2)-methylthiotransferase MiaB, with translation MAKKLYIKTYGCQMNEYDSARMADVLAPLGYEPTAEVETADMVILNTCHIREKASEKVFSELGRLRPAKRDREAAGAEMIIAVAGCVAQAEGGEITRRAPHVDIVLGPQTYHRLPELIARARRAADPERRGIVDTEFPVESKFDHLPETSAATGVTAFLTVQEGCDKFCTFCVVPYTRGAETSRPVEEVAAEARRLVANGVREITLLGQNVNAYHGRAPSRFTGKAGGSAEWGLGRLARHLAEIDGLERVRYTTSHPRDMDDELIEAHRDLPQLMPFLHLPVQSGSDRILAAMNRQHRVVDFRAIVDRLRAARPDLALSSDFIVGFPGETDADFEATLALVRETGFAMAYSFKYSARPGTPAASLPQQVPEAVRTERLDRLQTLLRDQQQAFNAAMIGRRLPVLLAKPGRHPGQLIGRSPYLQSVHLDAPEASIGQILPVDILALSPNSLAGRLAHEPAAVRERLSA, from the coding sequence TTGGCGAAGAAGCTCTATATCAAGACCTATGGCTGCCAGATGAACGAGTACGATTCCGCCCGCATGGCGGACGTACTGGCGCCGCTCGGCTATGAACCGACCGCCGAGGTCGAGACGGCCGACATGGTCATCCTCAATACCTGCCATATCCGCGAGAAGGCCTCCGAGAAGGTGTTCTCGGAGCTGGGCCGGCTCCGGCCCGCCAAGCGCGACCGCGAGGCGGCCGGTGCCGAGATGATCATCGCGGTCGCCGGCTGCGTGGCGCAGGCCGAGGGCGGCGAGATCACGCGCCGGGCGCCCCATGTCGACATCGTGCTGGGGCCGCAGACCTACCACCGCCTGCCCGAGCTGATCGCGCGCGCGAGGCGCGCCGCCGATCCCGAGCGCCGCGGCATCGTCGACACCGAGTTCCCGGTTGAATCCAAGTTCGACCATCTGCCCGAGACGAGCGCGGCCACGGGCGTCACTGCCTTCCTCACCGTGCAGGAGGGCTGCGACAAGTTCTGCACCTTCTGCGTGGTGCCCTATACGCGCGGCGCCGAAACCTCGCGCCCCGTGGAAGAGGTCGCCGCCGAGGCGCGCCGGCTGGTCGCGAACGGCGTGCGCGAGATCACGCTCCTGGGCCAGAACGTCAACGCCTATCACGGTCGTGCGCCGTCGCGCTTCACCGGCAAGGCGGGCGGCTCCGCCGAATGGGGCCTCGGCCGGCTCGCGCGCCACCTGGCCGAGATCGACGGGCTCGAGCGCGTCCGCTACACCACCTCCCACCCGCGCGACATGGATGACGAGCTGATCGAGGCGCATCGCGACCTGCCCCAGCTCATGCCATTCCTGCATCTGCCGGTGCAGTCGGGCTCCGACCGCATCCTCGCGGCCATGAACCGGCAGCATCGTGTCGTCGATTTCCGCGCGATCGTGGACCGCCTGCGCGCGGCGCGGCCCGACCTGGCGCTCTCCTCCGATTTCATCGTCGGCTTTCCCGGCGAGACGGACGCCGATTTCGAGGCCACGCTGGCGCTGGTGCGCGAGACCGGGTTCGCGATGGCCTATTCCTTCAAATACAGCGCGCGGCCCGGCACGCCGGCCGCGAGCCTACCGCAGCAGGTGCCCGAGGCGGTCCGCACCGAGCGGCTCGACCGGCTGCAGACCCTGCTGCGGGACCAGCAGCAGGCCTTCAACGCGGCCATGATCGGCCGGCGCCTGCCGGTGCTGCTGGCCAAGCCCGGCCGCCATCCGGGCCAGCTCATCGGCCGCAGCCCCTATCTGCAATCGGTGCATCTCGACGCGCCGGAAGCGTCGATCGGCCAGATCCTGCCGGTCGATATCCTGGCTCTTTCCCCCAACTCGCTGGCCGGCCGTCTCGCTCACGAGCCGGCTGCTGTGCGCGAACGGCTCTCCGCGTGA
- a CDS encoding lysophospholipid acyltransferase family protein translates to MVLPRPPRLKLLPPEDPPPELVLGSPYRAIIRAIPYVVVTLTLIPLQALAVAIGWSLAQRLPVFYHRICCRIMGMHVTIRGHRSRVRPTLFVANHSSYLDIMVLGSLVPVSFVAKAEIANWPFFGTLAKLQRSVFVDRERRNTHLQRDEMQKRIDSGENLMLFPEGTSDDGTTVKPFRSALLSVAERRVGPGQAPLTLQPVSVAYTRLNGVPLGVGLRPLVAWYGDMELAPHLGRFLGLGDIEVVVEFHPTVTIESFGSRKALSDHCYREVASGVAAALAGRPQALPVGEAATNGAVAPLPARQLPSGVPS, encoded by the coding sequence ATGGTTCTGCCGCGTCCGCCGCGCCTCAAGCTGCTGCCGCCCGAAGATCCGCCGCCCGAGCTGGTGCTGGGGTCGCCCTATCGCGCGATCATCCGCGCCATTCCCTATGTCGTCGTCACGCTGACGCTGATCCCGCTGCAGGCCCTGGCGGTCGCGATCGGCTGGTCGCTGGCGCAGCGCCTGCCGGTCTTCTATCACCGCATCTGCTGCCGGATCATGGGCATGCATGTGACGATCCGCGGCCATCGCTCGCGCGTGCGGCCGACCTTGTTCGTCGCCAACCACAGCTCCTATCTCGACATCATGGTGCTGGGCTCGCTGGTGCCGGTCTCCTTCGTCGCCAAGGCCGAGATCGCGAACTGGCCCTTCTTCGGCACGCTGGCGAAGCTGCAGCGCTCGGTCTTCGTCGACCGCGAGCGCCGGAACACGCATCTGCAGCGCGACGAGATGCAGAAGCGGATCGACAGCGGGGAGAATCTGATGCTCTTTCCCGAGGGCACCTCGGACGACGGCACCACGGTGAAGCCGTTCCGTTCGGCGCTGCTCTCCGTGGCGGAGCGCCGGGTCGGGCCCGGCCAGGCGCCGCTGACGCTCCAGCCGGTGTCGGTCGCCTATACCCGCCTCAATGGCGTGCCCCTGGGCGTGGGCCTGCGCCCGCTGGTCGCCTGGTACGGCGATATGGAGCTGGCGCCCCATCTCGGCCGCTTCCTGGGGCTGGGCGACATCGAGGTGGTGGTGGAATTTCATCCCACCGTCACGATCGAATCCTTCGGCTCGCGCAAGGCGCTGAGCGATCATTGCTACCGCGAGGTGGCGAGCGGGGTGGCCGCGGCGCTGGCCGGCCGGCCCCAGGCCCTGCCCGTGGGCGAGGCTGCGACCAACGGCGCGGTCGCGCCCTTGCCCGCCCGGCAGTTACCTTCCGGCGTCCCCTCGTGA
- the metK gene encoding methionine adenosyltransferase, translated as MSKGSYLFTSESVAEGHPDKVCDRISDAIVDTFLTAEPQARVAVETLCTTNHVVLAGETRGPASITPKLMEEVARQAIRDIGYEQDGFHWKKAKVEVLVHGQSADIAQGVDAAGNKDEGAGDQGIMFGFACNETEHLMPAPIFYAHNILRSLAEARHSGAEPGLGPDAKSQVTLLYENGRPVRATSVVVSTQHAEKLSQDQVREIVRPHVLNVLPKGWMCPEEEFYVNPTGRFVIGGPDGDAGLTGRKIIVDTYGGAAPHGGGAFSGKDPTKVDRSAAYAARYLAKNVVAAGLAERCTIQISYAIGVSKPLSFYVNTHGTGRVEEEKLAKLLPEMVDLRPRAIREHLGLNRPIYARTAAYGHFGRAPDADGGFSWERLDLVAGLKRELH; from the coding sequence GTGTCCAAGGGGTCCTATCTCTTTACCAGCGAATCCGTGGCCGAGGGCCATCCCGACAAGGTCTGCGACCGCATCTCGGACGCGATCGTCGATACCTTCCTCACGGCCGAGCCCCAGGCGCGCGTGGCGGTCGAAACGCTCTGCACCACCAACCATGTCGTGCTCGCGGGCGAGACCCGCGGTCCCGCCTCGATCACGCCGAAGCTGATGGAAGAGGTCGCGCGGCAGGCCATCCGCGACATCGGCTACGAGCAGGACGGCTTCCACTGGAAGAAGGCCAAGGTCGAGGTGCTGGTCCATGGCCAGTCGGCCGACATCGCGCAGGGTGTCGATGCCGCCGGCAACAAGGACGAGGGCGCCGGCGACCAGGGCATCATGTTCGGCTTCGCCTGCAACGAGACCGAGCATCTGATGCCGGCGCCGATCTTCTACGCGCACAACATTCTCCGCTCGCTGGCCGAGGCGCGCCATTCGGGCGCCGAGCCCGGCCTCGGGCCGGATGCGAAGAGCCAGGTGACGCTGCTCTACGAAAACGGCAGGCCGGTGCGCGCCACGTCGGTCGTGGTGTCGACGCAGCATGCCGAGAAGCTGTCGCAGGACCAGGTGCGCGAGATCGTGCGCCCGCATGTCCTCAACGTGCTGCCCAAGGGCTGGATGTGCCCCGAGGAAGAGTTCTACGTGAATCCGACCGGCCGCTTCGTGATCGGCGGGCCCGACGGCGATGCCGGTCTCACCGGCCGCAAGATCATCGTCGACACCTATGGTGGCGCGGCACCTCATGGCGGCGGCGCCTTCTCGGGCAAGGACCCCACCAAGGTCGACCGCTCGGCGGCCTATGCCGCGCGCTATCTGGCGAAGAACGTCGTGGCCGCGGGCCTCGCCGAGCGCTGCACGATCCAGATCTCCTACGCGATCGGCGTCTCGAAGCCGCTCTCCTTCTACGTGAACACCCACGGCACCGGCCGCGTGGAAGAGGAGAAGCTGGCGAAGCTCCTGCCCGAGATGGTGGATCTGCGTCCGCGCGCGATCCGCGAGCATCTGGGGCTGAATCGTCCGATCTATGCGCGCACTGCGGCCTATGGCCATTTCGGCCGCGCGCCCGATGCCGATGGCGGCTTCTCCTGGGAGCGTCTCGATCTCGTCGCCGGCCTGAAGCGCGAGCTGCACTGA
- a CDS encoding GNAT family N-acetyltransferase codes for MTGAPVPPPAGRATADRTPPGRAKPALAAAPKTGKPVDIRAGDLELRLAESDAEIEAAQRLRYRVFYQEMSAEPTPEMAAKGLDFDSFDPFCDHLLVIDHRLGEGAAGVVGTYRLLRRAQAAARGRYYSVDEYDIAPLVAHPGEILELGRSCIGPEHRSRAAMQLMWRGIADYVMFHDVALMFGCASLPGIDPASHALPLSYLYYNHLAPEELRPHALPARHVDMRLMPREAIDAKAALLALPPLIKGYLRLGGFVGDGAVVDTQFHTTDVCVIVKTDWVTDKYFKHYTRDDTASRAPAGPA; via the coding sequence CGGTGCCGCCCCCCGCCGGTCGGGCCACGGCCGACCGGACCCCGCCCGGCCGCGCCAAGCCCGCGCTGGCCGCCGCACCGAAGACGGGCAAGCCCGTCGATATCCGCGCGGGCGACCTCGAGCTCCGGCTGGCGGAAAGCGATGCCGAGATCGAGGCCGCGCAGCGCCTGCGCTATCGCGTCTTCTATCAGGAGATGTCGGCCGAGCCGACGCCGGAGATGGCGGCGAAGGGGCTCGACTTCGACAGCTTCGACCCCTTCTGCGATCATCTCCTGGTGATCGACCATCGCCTGGGCGAGGGCGCCGCCGGCGTGGTCGGCACCTACCGGCTGCTGCGCCGCGCGCAGGCGGCCGCGCGCGGCCGCTACTACTCGGTCGACGAGTACGACATCGCGCCCCTGGTGGCGCATCCGGGCGAGATCCTGGAACTGGGCCGCTCCTGCATCGGGCCCGAGCATCGCTCGCGCGCCGCCATGCAGCTCATGTGGCGCGGCATCGCCGACTATGTGATGTTCCACGATGTGGCGCTGATGTTCGGCTGCGCCTCGCTGCCGGGCATCGATCCCGCTTCCCATGCGCTGCCGCTCTCCTATCTCTATTACAACCACCTGGCGCCGGAAGAGCTGCGCCCGCATGCGCTGCCGGCGCGCCATGTCGATATGCGACTGATGCCGCGCGAAGCGATCGACGCCAAGGCGGCGCTGCTGGCCCTGCCGCCCCTCATCAAGGGCTATCTCCGGCTCGGCGGCTTCGTCGGCGACGGCGCGGTGGTCGATACGCAGTTCCACACCACCGATGTCTGCGTCATCGTCAAGACCGATTGGGTCACGGACAAGTATTTCAAGCATTATACGCGCGACGACACGGCCTCGCGCGCGCCGGCCGGGCCCGCTTGA
- a CDS encoding helix-turn-helix domain-containing protein — protein MASQGFPNPIDVHVGARIRQRRTLLGMSQEKLGEAIGLTFQQVQKYERGANRVGSSRLFDLARVLDVPVSYFFEDMSAGTASKSPSRLRGLAEPKPEPFEPDPLAKRETLELVRAYYRIADPAVRKRVFELTKALGRTVRKRRSS, from the coding sequence ATGGCTAGTCAAGGTTTTCCCAACCCGATCGACGTGCATGTCGGCGCGCGCATCCGTCAGCGCCGCACATTGCTCGGCATGAGCCAGGAGAAGCTCGGCGAAGCGATCGGCCTGACTTTCCAGCAGGTGCAGAAATACGAGCGCGGCGCCAACCGGGTCGGCTCGAGCCGGCTGTTCGATCTGGCGCGCGTGCTTGATGTACCGGTCAGCTATTTCTTCGAGGACATGTCGGCCGGCACGGCGTCGAAATCGCCGTCGCGCCTGCGTGGCCTCGCCGAACCGAAGCCCGAGCCCTTCGAGCCCGATCCGCTTGCCAAGCGCGAGACCCTGGAGCTGGTCCGCGCCTATTACCGCATCGCCGATCCGGCGGTGCGCAAGCGCGTGTTCGAGCTGACCAAGGCCCTGGGCCGCACCGTCCGCAAGCGCCGCTCCAGCTGA
- the lnt gene encoding apolipoprotein N-acyltransferase, giving the protein MAKNKAAALAVERTAPMTDDRNTAPWPMLGRFEMLLARPTGWRRRLVLTLLGAVGALALPPVHFVPAFCPGLWAIVWGTERAPSSRAAFATGWWVAFGYFLAGLYWISSALLVDPIRFGWMIPFIVGGLSGVLALFIGAAAAVVRRLRLTGIAGVLALGVAWLFFEWLRSWIFSGFPWNLAGYVWAFSDGMNQFAALAGIWGLTLVTIVGLGLPALLARSAKRPRTVVLGVAAGLLMLGAIWAGGMVRLSMAPAASTTGLHFRIVQASIPQTLKNDSAAAYNNVLRQVALTKNTPGGDAAQLVIWPEAAVPFLIEREPTLRRALAEVIPPKGYLFTGAPRGEPLTGPLDQVWNSLVVLDADAQIRATFDKFHLVPLGEYVPLRQLFPFISKITPGGMDFTAGPGPTTIRLPGLPAVGPVICYEVIFPHAVVNEADRPDWIVNLTNDGWFGITSGPYQHFASARLRAVEEGLPLVRAANTGISGVVDSYGRVIQRLGLGETGVIDGTLPQTLTPTPYARGGDWNALALGLIAALLALVCHTRRA; this is encoded by the coding sequence ATGGCCAAGAATAAGGCGGCCGCCCTCGCGGTCGAACGCACGGCTCCCATGACCGATGACAGGAACACGGCGCCCTGGCCGATGCTGGGGCGCTTCGAGATGCTGCTGGCCCGACCGACCGGCTGGCGCCGCCGCCTGGTATTGACGCTGCTCGGCGCCGTCGGTGCTCTGGCGCTGCCGCCGGTTCATTTCGTGCCGGCCTTCTGTCCGGGGCTCTGGGCCATCGTCTGGGGGACCGAGCGCGCGCCCTCGAGCCGCGCCGCCTTCGCTACGGGCTGGTGGGTGGCCTTCGGCTATTTCCTGGCCGGCCTCTATTGGATCTCGAGCGCGCTGCTGGTCGATCCGATCCGGTTCGGCTGGATGATCCCCTTCATCGTCGGCGGGCTCTCGGGCGTGCTGGCGCTCTTCATCGGTGCGGCGGCGGCGGTGGTCCGCCGCCTTCGCCTCACGGGTATCGCCGGCGTCCTGGCCTTGGGCGTCGCCTGGCTCTTCTTCGAATGGCTGCGGAGCTGGATCTTCTCAGGGTTTCCCTGGAACCTCGCCGGCTATGTCTGGGCCTTCTCGGACGGGATGAATCAGTTCGCCGCGCTGGCGGGCATCTGGGGCCTCACGCTTGTGACAATTGTCGGGCTGGGCCTGCCGGCGCTCCTCGCGCGTTCCGCGAAAAGGCCGCGGACCGTCGTCCTAGGCGTGGCCGCGGGGCTCTTGATGCTGGGGGCGATCTGGGCCGGCGGCATGGTGCGGCTGTCGATGGCGCCCGCTGCCTCCACGACCGGGCTTCACTTCAGAATCGTGCAGGCCTCGATCCCGCAGACGCTGAAGAACGACAGCGCGGCTGCCTACAACAATGTACTACGACAAGTTGCGCTGACGAAGAACACGCCGGGGGGCGATGCGGCGCAACTGGTGATATGGCCGGAAGCGGCCGTGCCCTTCCTGATCGAGCGTGAGCCCACGTTACGGAGGGCATTAGCCGAGGTGATACCACCGAAGGGTTATCTCTTCACCGGCGCGCCGCGAGGCGAGCCGCTGACTGGTCCGCTTGATCAAGTCTGGAACAGTCTGGTGGTGCTAGATGCAGATGCCCAGATCCGCGCGACCTTCGACAAGTTCCATCTGGTTCCGCTCGGCGAATATGTACCGCTGCGCCAACTGTTTCCTTTCATTTCCAAAATAACTCCAGGCGGTATGGACTTCACCGCCGGTCCCGGTCCCACAACGATTCGTTTGCCGGGCCTGCCGGCCGTGGGCCCGGTGATCTGCTACGAGGTGATTTTCCCGCACGCGGTTGTAAATGAGGCCGATCGGCCTGATTGGATCGTCAATCTCACCAATGACGGCTGGTTCGGCATCACCAGCGGTCCCTATCAGCATTTCGCGAGCGCGCGGCTGCGTGCCGTCGAAGAGGGCCTGCCGCTGGTGCGTGCCGCCAACACCGGCATCTCGGGGGTCGTCGATTCTTACGGTCGTGTCATCCAGCGGCTGGGGCTCGGTGAAACCGGTGTCATCGACGGCACGCTGCCACAGACATTAACTCCTACACCTTATGCGCGCGGCGGCGATTGGAACGCTCTCGCTTTGGGGTTGATCGCTGCGCTGCTCGCACTAGTTTGTCATACGCGTCGAGCCTGA
- the ybeY gene encoding rRNA maturation RNase YbeY, giving the protein MKRGLKAAAPARAKSAPSGRKSAKPVRARIKAGVPSGKTGAARAQIAVETLDPAWRQVAPGVATLARKAAHAALAAALPPGPRAELALALGDDALLRRLNRDYRGRDKPTNVLSFPYVATPGAPEQGRRFLGDVAIARETLLAEAVAESKPAAHHLSHLIVHGVLHLLGHDHERPAEARRMEALERKVLAGLGIPDPYRPRRAPRPRRH; this is encoded by the coding sequence ATGAAGCGGGGGCTCAAGGCGGCGGCTCCGGCGCGCGCCAAATCCGCACCGTCCGGCAGGAAGAGTGCCAAGCCCGTACGCGCTCGGATCAAGGCCGGCGTCCCGTCGGGCAAGACGGGCGCGGCTCGGGCACAGATCGCCGTCGAGACGCTGGATCCCGCCTGGCGGCAGGTGGCGCCCGGCGTCGCGACGCTCGCCCGCAAGGCCGCGCATGCGGCGCTTGCGGCGGCCCTGCCGCCGGGCCCGCGCGCCGAGCTGGCTTTGGCGCTCGGCGACGACGCCTTGCTGCGCCGCCTCAACCGGGATTACCGGGGGCGCGACAAGCCCACGAATGTGTTATCTTTTCCCTATGTCGCGACACCGGGAGCGCCCGAGCAGGGCCGCCGTTTCCTGGGCGACGTGGCGATTGCGCGCGAAACGCTGCTCGCGGAGGCGGTCGCCGAAAGCAAGCCGGCAGCGCACCACCTGAGCCACCTGATCGTGCATGGCGTCCTTCATCTCCTGGGCCACGACCATGAACGTCCCGCCGAGGCGCGCCGGATGGAGGCGCTCGAACGCAAGGTGCTGGCGGGCCTCGGCATCCCCGATCCCTATCGCCCGCGCCGGGCCCCGCGCCCGCGGCGGCACTGA